The Priestia megaterium NBRC 15308 = ATCC 14581 region TTGCACCGAATGTAACGCTAGGGGACCTTGCAAAAGTAGAGGTGAAAAAGCCTGAAGGCGTCGTGACGCATATTAACGGAAAAGATGCACTTTTACTTATTGTGACAAAAGACAGTCACTCAAACGCCGTTAGCATTACAAAAGAAGTAAAAAAACTGTCTCAGCAAATTAACAAAGACTATAACAATGTGCACGCTTCTGTATTTTTTGCAACAGGGGACAGCGTACAAAACTCTGTTCATTCCATGATGAAAGAAGTGTTGCTAGGCGCACTTTTTGCGACCGTTGTCATCATGCTGTTTTTACGCAGCGTTCGCTCTACGTTTATCACAATTGTATCCATTCCTTTATCGCTTTGCTTTACGCTGTTCTTACTGTCTAAATCAGGCGTAACGCTCAATATTTTAACGCTTGGAGGAGTAGCGGTAGCGATTGGTAGGTTGGTAGATGATAGTATCGTTGTTATTGAAAACATCTTCCGGAAAATGCAAAAAGAAGAGTTTTCGCTTGGTTTAATTATTGATGCGACAAAAGAAGTAGGCTCTGCTATTACCGCTTCTACGTTAACGACAGTAGCTGTCTTTTTACCAATCGGCCTTGTAAACGGAGGGCTTCAGGACTTTATGCTTCCGTTTGCTCTAACGCTGACGTATTCACTGCTGTCTTCATTAATTGTGGCGCTTACGGTTGTACCGTTAATGAGTGCGGGATTATTAAAAAATGAAAAACTTCGCAAGCACAAGCAGCCGGTTCGTTTTACAAAGGTCATTACGTGGTCGCTTAATCATAAATGGGTTGTGCTGCTGCTTTCGCTTCTTTTATTTGTCGGATCTATTGGCGCGTACACAATGATGCCTAAAGGAGCGGTTGATAACTCTTCATCTGACTTTGTAAGCACAACGTTAAGCTATCCAAACAACACGCCAATTAAGACCGTAGAAGAAAAATCACTGCAGCTTGAACGCTATATTTTAGCTCAAAAAGAAGTAAAAGAGGTATATATGCAGCTTGGTAATACGGATGAAGGAGCCAAGTGGGGAGACGTTGGTTCGCCTACTGAAGCTACGTATACGATTATCGTAAAAGACAGTGGAAACATTGATTCGCTGATGAAACGAATCCAAAATCAAAAGAAGCTCTATGACGGAGGCGATCTTAGCGTCAGTGCTGCTTCACTCATGGGAGCGTCCACTACTTCCATTACCGTTGATGTGATTGGAAACGACATGAACAAGTTAGAAAAAACAGCAAGCAGCATTAAGAAAGAAATCAGCGATATAAAAGGAGTAGACAAAGTTTCTACGAACCAAGACGAAAAGAAAACGATTTACTCTTTAGACGTAGATCCAACAAAAGCGAATACGCAGCAAGTAGCGCAGCAGCTTGGCGTTATGCTGAACAAAACGCCGATTGGAGCGATAGATTTAGAAGGCAAGCAAGCAAACGTACTTCTTGAATCTGTCTTAAATCCAACGTCACCAAAAGAGCTAAAAGATATTTCTATTATGACAGAGACAGGACCGTCGCCTGTTTCAAAAGTGGCTTCGCTAACGCAAGCTGAAAAGCCGACCAATCAGTTTCATAAAAATGGAGACCCATATATTCAAGTAACAGCAGATGTCAATCCAGAAAAGCTTTCAGAGATTAATAAAAACATCCAAACAGCGATTTTTGGAGACGGTAAGAGTAAAGGACTGTCGATTTCAAAAGATGTTGACGTTGTAATTGGAGGAGCAAGCACGCAGCAAGGAGAAGATTTCTCTGACTTGTTCATTACGATGCTCGTGTCAATTGGTATTGTGTTCTTAATTATGGTGATTACGTTTAAAACAATCCGCACGCCGTTTGCGATTTTATTCTCACTTCCGCTTGCAGCAATCGGTGCCGTTTTAGGGTTATTAATCAGCCGCATTCCAGTAGACGTAACAGCTCTACTTGGAGCACTGATGCTGATTGGTATTGTTGTAACGAATGCCATTGTACTATTAGACCGCGTGAAGCAAAATGAAAAGAAAATGATTATGCGCGATGCGATTGTCGAAGCAGCCGCTACGCGTATGCGTCCAATTGTTATGACGTCTGCTGCTACGATTTGTGCGATGCTGCCGCTTTTATTTAAACAAAGCGAAAGCGGAAGCCTCGTTTCTCAAAGTCTAGCAGTCGTTGTAATCGGAGGATTGGCCGTTGCGACTCTTCTTACGCTTGTAGTCATTCCGGTTGTATATGAACTGCTTCATTTCAGAAAATCGAAAAAGCAAAGAATA contains the following coding sequences:
- a CDS encoding efflux RND transporter permease subunit, producing MSWLTKWSFKNKAAITIMSILILALGVISYFTLPMEFLPTADQPQVSVVVMGQGTDADSMEKQVTSPIEEAVAGVKGKSNVYSTTGDGYSKIDISFESKTDMKEAKTNVQEALSSVQLPASVSKPNVIQLNTSMIPIADISLTFKEGLTRDNLDLAEKKLIPKYKDVKGIASVQTYGTADSYVSIKVDNKKLSQKNVTIDKVISVLEGKNTSLAVGEKVINNKSSNINVTGKIDSLDKVKKLPVAPNVTLGDLAKVEVKKPEGVVTHINGKDALLLIVTKDSHSNAVSITKEVKKLSQQINKDYNNVHASVFFATGDSVQNSVHSMMKEVLLGALFATVVIMLFLRSVRSTFITIVSIPLSLCFTLFLLSKSGVTLNILTLGGVAVAIGRLVDDSIVVIENIFRKMQKEEFSLGLIIDATKEVGSAITASTLTTVAVFLPIGLVNGGLQDFMLPFALTLTYSLLSSLIVALTVVPLMSAGLLKNEKLRKHKQPVRFTKVITWSLNHKWVVLLLSLLLFVGSIGAYTMMPKGAVDNSSSDFVSTTLSYPNNTPIKTVEEKSLQLERYILAQKEVKEVYMQLGNTDEGAKWGDVGSPTEATYTIIVKDSGNIDSLMKRIQNQKKLYDGGDLSVSAASLMGASTTSITVDVIGNDMNKLEKTASSIKKEISDIKGVDKVSTNQDEKKTIYSLDVDPTKANTQQVAQQLGVMLNKTPIGAIDLEGKQANVLLESVLNPTSPKELKDISIMTETGPSPVSKVASLTQAEKPTNQFHKNGDPYIQVTADVNPEKLSEINKNIQTAIFGDGKSKGLSISKDVDVVIGGASTQQGEDFSDLFITMLVSIGIVFLIMVITFKTIRTPFAILFSLPLAAIGAVLGLLISRIPVDVTALLGALMLIGIVVTNAIVLLDRVKQNEKKMIMRDAIVEAAATRMRPIVMTSAATICAMLPLLFKQSESGSLVSQSLAVVVIGGLAVATLLTLVVIPVVYELLHFRKSKKQRIQQKQQEDVTPL